A single genomic interval of Vibrio nitrifigilis harbors:
- the yfbV gene encoding terminus macrodomain insulation protein YfbV, with amino-acid sequence MSNRVGIIYCLKDGQKYMDIWPVRKELNLIFPEQRIIKATKFGIKVMPAVAAISVLTQMVFHNAGAMPQSIIIALFALSMPLQGMWWLGQRANTHLPPSLASWYREIHQKITESGFALEPAKSRPRYKELATVLNRAFRHLDESSLERWF; translated from the coding sequence ATGAGTAACAGAGTCGGCATCATCTACTGTTTAAAAGATGGTCAGAAATACATGGATATCTGGCCTGTACGCAAGGAGCTCAACCTCATTTTTCCGGAACAGCGCATTATTAAAGCGACCAAGTTCGGTATCAAAGTCATGCCTGCTGTTGCTGCGATTAGTGTGTTAACGCAAATGGTATTCCACAATGCGGGAGCAATGCCTCAATCGATTATCATCGCTCTGTTCGCGCTCAGTATGCCTTTGCAAGGGATGTGGTGGTTAGGACAGCGAGCAAACACTCACTTACCACCGAGTTTAGCGTCTTGGTATCGTGAAATTCATCAGAAAATCACTGAATCTGGGTTTGCTTTAGAACCTGCAAAATCACGGCCGCGCTATAAAGAGTTAGCAACCGTATTAAACCGTGCTTTTCGCCATCTAGATGAATCTTCTTTAGAACGTTGGTTTTGA